The sequence AGCCATTTCCATGACATGCAGGTGATGGGTAGAACATTCACATGATTCCAGGTGCTGACATCTTGGTCAGCAGAAGGGAACAGTACAAGGCCAGCCAGGCTCACCCCCACCCACTGCGGCCTGCCTTTCTCTGTAGCTGACCTCCTCCTTAAAGTGCTTCAGTGAATCAGTAGGTGTGAGGCTGTGAAACCTGAGCCTGCACTCAGGGTGGCAACGGGAACAGATGTTTGGAGTGGTCACaggctgtgtgccaggctctcctccttcctccacgGGTGTTACCTCTGCTCCTCCCCGTGGGCTTCACTGTCCTCCAAGTTCACCAGGAGGCGAGGCCGATTCTCAGAGAGGGGAGCACGTGGGGAGGGTGTGGCCCAGTCCAGCTTGAACTCGGGTCCAGCTGGCTTCCAGCCTGAACTCTTTCTGCTACACCTGTTCCCTCCACTGGAAACTACCTGTTGCCTGCTTCCCAGCTCTCTTGCAGGAGGAAACAGGGGTGTCTTTTCCCTTCAGATGGATGATCAGCCACCTAATGTGAACCCACACACATTTCCAAAGAACCTGGCTGAGTGACTGCAGACGACTTCCCAGGTCCTAAGCCGGGGCCAGGCCATGTTGGGATGCTGGGGCCCAGGAGAGCCCTTGGGGAAGGAAGGCAGAGTGGCCTTGGACAGGTGTCCTTGCCTTCACCCCACCTGTGACCTTTGCCCCAGCCTTGGTTAAAGTGACTGAAGTGACCTCAGCCCCCTCTGGAAAGACCAGTTTCCCCAGCCTCAGGGGACAGCTTGCTGGGAGATTTCTGCTCTGCTCCGCTGAGAGTTTCACAGGACCTGCCCTCCTCTCTGACCCCATCTCCTAGCACTTCCTTCCTCGTTCACCAGTAACTCTGGCTGCCTTTGTTTTTTCTCAAACACACCAGACTtattcctgccccagggcctttgcacttgctgttcctgctgcctggaTTGCTCATCCTCCCATTCTTCCCATGGCTGGCTCCTTTTCATCAGTCAGGGCTCAAGTCAAATGTCTGCTCTTCAGAGAAACCCTCCCTGACCATCCCAGCTAGAGCTCTCTATCTTCCTCCACTTCAGTACTCTCtgtggatcttgtttttctcctttgcacTTATGACTGCAGTCTGAGACTGCCTTGTATATTTgattgcttctttattttctgtgccTACCAGAACGCCAGCTCCATGAGAGAAAAGTTCCTGAGTTTGGttcccactgtgtcctcagcCCTAGAACCGTGCCTGGCCCATTGCAGGtgttcactaaatatttactgaatggatGAAAGAATAATCTAACTTggttctcataacaaccctactACAGTAGTGTGGTAGAGGAACAGCGGTTGCTAATTCTTCGTTGCTCCTCCCAGGCAGAGGTGGaggctctcctccctccctgtgaATCTGGACTGGGCCTGTGACTCATGCTGACCAATGGAATTGGTGGCAGAAATAAGGCCATGTGACTTCTGAAGCTAGGTCTTAAGAAGCCTTTCAGCTTTTGCCTGGTGTCTTGGAACACTCTCTAGGGAAGCCAGCTGTCATGTGAGAGGTCTGACTAGCCTGAGTCTGCCATACAGTCAGGAAGCCCAAGCAACCATGTGGTGCCAGACATATGAGTGAAGAAAGTATCTTGCACCTGCAGCCCCAGGTGCCCTCGCTCTGCAACCACATGACCAAGCCCTGCCCAGCTGAGCCTAATCAATGGACACAACTGTGAGAGAtaataataaagcattttaaGCTACCAACTGTTGAGGTGATGTTACACAGCAGTATATACAGACTACTGATAAGAAAGGAACATAGTCTTCATTTCTCAGGTCAAAGAAACCAGGGCATTGGAAGGTCAAATGACTTACCCACAGTACTTGGCAGAGTGGGTGCTCCAGCTTGGATTGTCTCCAAGGCCTGTGCTTTTAACTTCTAGGCCACATCCCTCTGAAGCTAATTCCTATttgttctttctgattttttttttaaacatggctgGTGGTCAGTATCAGGTTGAGAGCTGGTCCTGAGGACTTTCTTCCTTCTCATTGTAGATCTTCATAAACAATGAGTGGCATGATTCTGTCAGCAAGAAAACTTTCCCCACCATCAATCCATCCACTGGGGATGTCATCTGTCATGTAGCTGAAGGGGACAAGGTGAGATATGGGAACTTAACTTCAGGGCAGGGCTGAGTGGGTTGGGGGTGCACAAGGATGGTTTCATTCTCTAACAtgtttttttatggttgaaaCTGTGTGTGTATTACTTTCATAACTAAAAATGCCAATTAAACTTTTTGAGTTAAGTGAAACCACAGAAACTCTTCCTTGCAGGTAAAAGTGCTAGATTGTACCCGGGTTCAAGAATTCGTACAGTTGtgcaaagaagatgtggcacataaatacaatggaatattactccaccataaaaagaaacgaaactgagttatttgtagtgaggtggatggacttagagtctgtcatacagagtgaagtgagagaaaaatactgtatgctaacgcatatatatggaatctaaaaaaaaaaaaaaggtactgatgaacctagtggcagggcaggaataaagacgtagacagacgtagagaatggacttgaggacacggcggggagggggaagctggggcgaagtaagagtagcatcgacatatatacactaccaaatgtaaaatagatagctagctagtggaaagcagcagcatagcacagggagatcagctccgtgctttgggacaacctagaggggtgggatagggagggtgggagggagactcgagagggaggggatatatgtgtgcatgtggctggttcactttgttgtgcCACAGAGGCtagcacagtattgtgaagcaggttatacaccaataaagatatattaaaaataaaatataaaaaaattgatacagtTGCAGAATTGTAGACTTGGAATTTAATTTGAGAACATCTAATCCAATCTGTCCATTTCAGACCTGGAAGTTGAAGGTCAGAGAAGGGAAGTACAGAGCTAGATGGAAATCTTCTTCAGCAGAATTCAGATCTCCTGAGATCTAGCTATGGTGTCTATAGTATATTTGGATTTGATTATATATACCCATAGTAatgaaaaaatactaattttaaagttaaaaattagactttcaggggctcccctggtggcgccgtggttgagagtccgcctgccgatgcaggggacacgggttcgtgccccggtccgggaagatcccacatgccgcggagcggctgggcccgtgagccatggctgctgagcctgcgcgtccggagcctgtgctccgcaacgggagaggccacaacagtgagaggcccgcgtaccacaaaaaaaaaaaaattaaactttcagtaaaaaacatttcatttattaaaatagaaaaagcattaaaaataattcaagaatGCCTCCTGTCCTCTGCTTTAAAACAGTCTTCTATATGTACATTTAAGGCCTTTCTCCCTTTGCTAAAAGAAAGTGTGAATACTTTCCTGGCTCATAGGGTAGTCTAAtggtaaatgtatttaatattaatgaaaaccATGCTCCGTACCTCCTGATACACATCTCCCTATATGGAAAATGCTAGCTGTGTTGATTTTACTGCTTTCCCAGGAGAGGGAAGCTGGTTAAACCTGCATTAGTTGGAGACTGCCAGTCGTCTCCGAAGGAATGGTTAATTTCACTGGGCTTGTTTTgaaaggaagagggggaaaaatggCCAATTTCTTAGTGCTGATCCCTGAGTGCCTCTCCCTATGTTAACTCTTTGGGGGATTTTGAAATGGAAACCATCAGGATCCTCATTCCCACCATGACTGCTGGGAAGGAGAGAAGCCCAGTCATTTAATTCTGAAGCTGGTCAAACAGAGCCCTTTTGAGGCTGGGAGGAACTGTTTGGGGCAGTTCCCACACAGGCATTGACTGAAGCTCCTGTGGGCACGTTCGGCAGCGGGGCAGGAGGCGTTTGGAGGTGGTTATTGCTGAGAAGGCCTGAAGTACCTCGGTGGGTGTTTTCCAGGAAGACGTGGACAGGGCAGTGAAGGCTGCCCGGGCTGCATTCCAGCTGGGCTCGCCCTGGCGCCGCATGGATGCGTCCAAAAGGGGCTGGCTGCTGAACCGCCTGGCTGATCTGATTGAGCGGGACCGGACCTACCTGGCAGTAAgttctctgccctctcccctctcatCCCACATGGCGAATGGATGTCCCACGGATAGCCAGGAAAGTGTTGCCTTGCTGACAAGTAACTGGCCAGAATGGCGTAGGCTGGACACCTTTGGGGTACCCTCCTGTACCAACCTGGGAAGCCTCTTAGTGTTTCCTTTGATGCAGTGGGTTTGGCTAAGAAAGGAGGAGacttgggtggggagggggctatgatggggaagccttcctggagagAGACCCCCCAGAGGGATGGACACCTCTCCCAGACCCTCTCTGTGTGGTGGGCCTCCTCCCTGTCTGCAAGAGGCAGAAGAAACCAGGAGGCAataccctctcctcccccagttcATACTGCACATAGCAGCCAGAGTGAAGCTTCTAGAAGGCAAATTATACCATGGCACTCTGCTCTTAAGCCTTCCATCACATTCTGTGTCCTTAGGATAAAGCCCTGTTCCCTCAACATAATCTACTAGGCCTTCCTGATCTGGCTCTATCTCCCAACTGTGGCCCTCACACACACAGCTCAACTCACCAGCTTTCCCTCAACTTCTTCGCTGCCAAGCtttgggcctttgcacatgctgtttcctctgcccaggGTACTCTTCCCTCTGTCACCATTCATACCTTCCCCTTTGCTTTGTTCCTCTTACATATCCTTCAGGTTTTAGCCTAAAGGGTGCTTCTCAGGCTGGAGTTTCTCCAGCTGGGTTGGGCACTTTGTAACACTCTTTTAACACTTGTGACTAATTCATGTCATTATTTGCTggctttttgctcttttttctttttttttttttaacatccttattggaatataattgctttacaaaggcaTTTTGTTCTATAAGCTCCATGATCGCCTCTGTATTCCTAGCACCTGGATCCGCCATAGAGTAGAAGCTTGAAAAAAATATAGTGAAATGATTGAATGAGAAGTTGGTgcatccttcctcccatccccctcctctTGCTCCCTGCCATTGAAGAGGCCCAGAAATGCCTCAAAATTCAGCACAAAGGGGCCACCAGCCCTTCTCAGACCATGCTGAGCCTCAATGCTGTTTGTCACCCGATTTACTGATTCATTCCTGTGCCCCCGTGTCCGTGTTGATCTTGTTGTCTTTGCTCAGGCCTTGGAGACCCTGGACAACGGCAAGCCCTACGTCATTTCCTACCTGGTGGATTTGGACATGGTTCTCAGATGTCTCCGGTATGGGCTCAGGCTTCCTGTTCTTTGTTCTGGCcgtgccagaggggagggagtgtTGCTGGAGGGGTGGAAACAGAATAATGTAAAAGGATCCACAGGAGTTGGAGAAATGTATTCTAGTTAGACTCCATCTCATGGGAATCATCCCTCAATACCAAAACTGTAATTGAGTCATAcatgttttctctttcagttttggtaatttatatGTTAGttggaatttgtccatttcttccaggttatctaatttgttgacTACAGTTGCACATAATATTGTCTTATAATGATTTTTATCCCGTTTTTATAATGTCCCCActtccatttctgattttagttatttgtgcttctccctttttttcttagtctggctaaaggtttgtcaatttagtgaatgttttcaaagaaccagcttgtgGATTTGTTGAttctctgttgtttttcatttcacccatctctgctctgatcttcattatTTGCTTCCTcttgctagctttgggtttagtttaatcataaacattttaataaccAAGAAATACAAGATGAGGAATAAGAGCTTTGTCAGAGCCCTTGGGTCATAGGTAACAGGAACTCACTCAGCCTAACTTGGGCAACTGTGGAGAGTGAGGGGTCTGAAATCCAGAAGGCCATTCAGTCTAATTGCTGCCTACTTGCTTCCTTCTTCTCTCGACTACACTGGCCTCTCCTGGGGCCAGTCTGCATGTTGGAACCCGGTTGCTCACACCTGGGCTGGCTGCTGTATGAGTGCTTCCGGCCAGACTAAGCTGCAGTCCCTTAGTCCTCGTGCCAAATTCCTGGAAGGGGGGCCCTGACTGGCTGGCCTTGAGTCTGACCAGATGTGGTTCAGGTGGACAGATCATTGTTCAAATAATGGCTGTTCCTCCGTGACCATGTGAACAGAGGTGGAGGGGAAGAAGCAGTGCCAGAAAAGTATGGGTTGGACAACAAAACTGTAGTTATCCCCCataacagggtttctcaaccagGGCAGTTGAGTCTCCCAGGGGACAGTGGCTaatgtctggagacgtttttggttgtcacaactgggagggaggggtgctactggcatctggtgcaTAGATGCCAGGGATGCTTTAAAAatcctgcagtgcacaggacagcctcccacaGCAGAGAATTTTCCAGCCCCAAATGGCAGCAGTGCCAAGATAGAGAATGCTCTGCAAGGACGCCCCAGAGGGAGCAGCCTGGTGAACAGCAGGCAGAGCCCCAGGCCTTCCTGTGTTTTAGCAGAGTGCCTCTGTGCCCATTAAATACCTGTTCTGAGGCGTGCAAACACACGTAATACAGACCTGGGAAGAAGGGAGCAGCGATGCCTTAATTTGTACAGATTGGCAACTCCGTGGCTATTTTTCTCCCTGGCGTCACAAACCTATGTTCACACCCAGGTCAAGTCTGGTCTCAGGCTAACCTCAGCAGACACATTCATTTCAGAAATCTCTCTTTTACACTGCATGTTGCATCTCTCCCCCATCTTTCATTCTTCCTACTTCCCTGAAAATCATCACATACTATAAACACATGACTCTTCTTTTCCCCCCAGCTCTAGTTTGCTGTGTTTTTGCCATTTGTGTCCCTGTGTGTCTGGATGGTAAGCTTTACAGGGTTGGGACCCAGTCATTGATTTGTTTCTGGTCACTGTTCACTCAGTCTTAGTACAATGCTCTGCACACGGCAAGTGCCAGCTGTTAGATGGGTTTGCACTTTCCCACTAGAGTCGATCCATGGTTCTCAGATGCTAATCTGTGGTGCTGGGCTGGTGCGACAGTCACAGTTTAATAAATctgaatgtttattaaaaatactgattCCTGGGCATCAGCCCCAGAGTCAGTTGAGTAGGTCAGAAGTGGGTACCTGGAATTTGGTGTTTTTTATGagcaccccaggtgattctgaggcttAGAGGTTAGTTACCGAGAATGAATTATTGTGACCCTAGCAGTTAAGTCTTTCTGGAAATAAGCCCAGAGCCAGGGCAATTATCAGAAAGACCCAGTTGGACCAgtttgagtcttctctttctgCCAGAGTTTACAGGGGTCCCTGACAGTCATTGAcggagtttggatttttttttttttttttaagttactatgCAGGCTGGGCTGATAAGTACCACGGAAAAACCATTCCCATCGATGGGGACTACTTCAGCTACACCCGCCATGAACCTGTGGGAGTGTGCGGGCAGATCATCCCGGTGAGTGTTAGACTCATAATAAACAAATGAAGGTTTATCAGGAGTGCTGTGAGAGGCAGCAATCTTGGGCAGGTTCATTGCCAAGGTGGGAGGGTCTGTGGGGTGATGTTGGAAGGCGGCctgggcagtggttgagaacatGGTCTTTAACAAAGCCAACCAGCCCTGCCACGGGtgaactctgtgaccttgggcaagtcacttatccCCCTAGgacttggtttccttatctgaaaagtgGAAGTGATAGTAGCTGTCTGAGGGCAGTAGGGAGGATTGAAGGCGATGATGTAGCATGGTGCCTAGTATGGAAAAGCATGAATGCGAGTCACTAATATTATCATCCACCACCTGCCTTGTTTATCTGTCTTAAATCTACAATTGAGTGGTGAGGGGAACACGAGAGGCTCAGAGAACCTGGTGTTGCTTCTGCTCCGTGGCTGCCACTTTCTGCTGCCAGTGCAGCTCTCGGCCGAGATTTCGGGAGTGGCTGTTGTTGATTGCAGTGGAACTTCCCGCTCTTGATGCAAGCATGGAAACTGGGCCCAGCCTTGGCGACTGGAAACGTGGTTGTGATGAAGGTGGCTGAGCAGACTCCACTCACTGCCCTCTATGTGGCCAACTTGATTAAGGAGGTGCGTGGCTTGCGTCCATCTTGACCTCTATATGCCTTTGTAGAGGCTTGCTCTATAGGATTGCTGATGAGGGGCCCCCGTAGTGGGGACGGGTATTTGTAGAGAAGGGAGTGAACCCCCCTCATCCCTGCTCATCACACTTCAGCTGAAGTGACCCGCACCACCTCTCTTCTACATTGGGTTTCATTGCAAGACCCCTCTGAAGGATGAAAACCATTCTAAGTGAGTGCCATGGGGACAGGGGCAAAGGGCACAGGGAATCCCACAAAACAGGCTCCTTGCTGCACCATTTGGAATTCCTGAGCAGTACCCGGTAAGACTGCTCACCTGTGTGCTGGGCAGACTGCCGCAGCTTCTGGGAGGGGATGTGTATTCCTCTGTCCAGACCCTTTGGAGCGGGAGAACGACTCCCAGTGTCCCTGGTGTTTGCCTACAGGCCGGCTTTCCTCCTGGCGTGGTCAATATCGTACCTGGATTTGGCCCCACGGCTGGGGCCGCCGTTGCCTCTCATGAGGATGTGGACAAAGTGGCCTTCACAGGCTCCACTGAGGTAAGGCATCCTAGGACCTCAAGCTTGTGGTAGGTTTGGCTCAAACGCTGCCAGTCCTCAAAGGATGATGCGTTCAAGACtatcctggcggtccagtggttaggacttggtgcttttaccgctgtggcccaggttcagcccctggtcggggaactaagatcccgcaagccgtgcagcgcagctaaaataaagtaacataagATTAGCCTCTGGGTACTGCATGGGGGTCTACCCCAGGACTGCCTTTGAGTAGCTCAAGTGAGGGGCCCCATGTGTGCCAGCAGGGACCATCAGGGTGGAACCCTTTGTGGATTGGTTGACACTCCAGCTGCTCTAGGGGGGTGGCCTGGCATCCCATGTGGGATAAAGAGGCCAGGACTGTCTATGTCTAGACTTCATAAAGCCCAGAGCTGACTGCCTGCCCAAGGTCAAAGCACCTCGGCTGTGTCAGACTCTTTGACTGGCACTGCCCTGGCAATTAAAGAGAGTGGGCTTTAGGGAGacatgagttcaaatcccagccttgTCATTATGACAGGAGGCAATTCACTGAGTGTCTCCATTCATTGTGTTTAAAATGAGGAtggcagtgggcttccctggtggcgcagtggttgagagtccgcctgccgatgcaggggacacgggttcgtgccctggtccgggaagatcccacatgccgcggagtggctgggcccgtgagccgtggccgctgagcctgcgcgtcaggagactgtgctccgcaacgggagaggccacaacagtgagaggcccgcgtaccgcaaaaaaaaaaaaaaaaaaaaaaaaaaaaatgaggatggcAGTATCTATGCAGTACAGACAGTGGGTGTGGTGTAGTGGGGAAGATAATGCGCTTTGGAGTCAAACTAACTGTTTCAGCAGCACTTacttagctatgtgaccttaggcaagtcagcCTCCTGAAGCCTCCTTTTCCCCccctataaaatagggataataactgTGCCCACCTCCCAGGGTTGGCCTGAGTGAGATAAAGCTTATGATGTATTCAGCAAAAGTCTAGcccagagtaagtgctcagtgagtgaatgaatgagtgagtgctgctctgtgccaggccccggAGAGACAAAGACATATAAGATGCCTGGGGATTCCTTAAACATAATCACCTTGAAAGCAGGGACAAAATtcatttttcctatccttgaatTCTTGGAAGCCTTCATTGCATGACTTTAGAGAAGGCATGCTGAATAGTATAATAAAGGTGATCTTTAAAATGATCCCCAGGTAAAGTTACCTTTAGACATTCAGTCTGTATGCAGAGATGGCGGTTGCGGGAGGGCAGAACTGTGGCCTAGATGACAGTCCAGGCTCGCTCTTGGCTTAGTCACCACCTAAATTAATGCCTCAAGGGGATGTTGAGAATCTTGCAGATGGGatcgtttctttctttctttctttctttttaaattaatttatttttggctgtgttgggtcttcattgctgtgcacgggctttctctagttgcagcgagcgggggctactcttcgttgcagtgcgcgggcttcttattgcagtggcttctcctgttgcggagcacgggctctaggcgtgggcttcagtagttgtggctcgcgggctctaggcgcgcgggcttcagtagttgtggcacatgggcttagttgctccgcggcatgtgggatcttcctggaccagggctcatacccgtgtccccctgcattgacagacggattcttaaccactgtaccaccagggaagtcagacGGGATGGTTTCTTGACCGCGGTATGTgtgctcattcaacaaataagcACAGGGGTTCTTTGTGCCAGGCTCTTGGAATATGGAGGTGAGAAGCACCCCATCCTTGCCCTGTGCTAGGAGATACCATTTAAAACACTGTGAGAATGAGGCAGGATAGCAGGTCTGAACTGTTGCTGGATGCAGTTTGCCCAAATGTGAATTCTGACTCCacatttactgtgtgactttgggcaagtgacttgacCACTCTGAGCTATAGCTCCCACATTTCTATATCAAGGGAAAGAGTCGGCCCTACCTCtgaggttgttgtgagggttGAACTTAATGCACacaaaacacttagcacagtgtctggtatgTAGGTGGTGCTGAGTGTGTAGAAGCCACACAGCAATGACCCTGCTCGTGTCGTTACTGACATTGTCATCCTACGAGCTCAGAGGATGGGGCAGTGATGGTAAGTGAATGGCCAGATTTGGTGAAATTCTCCAGGTCTCTTGTAGTCCAGCTACTCCCTCAGGTTGTGGGGGCTTCTGTTCTGTGTGTCTGAgaacatttggttttgttttcctccgCTGAGTTTGTCTCTGTTCCTGCTTCCCTGTAGGTTGGCCACCTAATCCAGACTGCTGCGGGGAACAGTAACCTCAAGAGAGTGACCCTGGAGCTAGGAGGAAAGAGTCCCAATATCATCATGTCAGATGCTGACAGTAAGTTTTCAGGGGGGAGGTCTGATATCAACCTGTCGCTAGCTCTGTATTCTGTGGTTCCACTCAGTTCCGCAATCCTCAGCATCCCTCGGATTGGTTTCTGCCCCCAGGGCCTCAGGATGAAAGTAAGACTCCTCAGCATGGCCCTCTGGCCTACACGATGTGGCCTCTCCCCCAGCCtttctcctctctgctccctgtAATCCAGCCAGGCTGAGCTACTCACTTGCATAAGAATGCAGCATGCTTTCAGATTAGACTACTTTTCCTCCATCACATCCTTTTTCCTGGTCCTGCTGAGGTGCTCCCAGATTCGTCCTCCTTGAGGGAGTCTTCCCTGATGGCCATAGGCCAGCTGGTTTGGTCCTCCAGCCACCCTTGGCTCTATTACCATAGTGGGTGATGACCACTGTCCTTCGTGTCTATCTGCCACTTGGTCTCCACACTCAGAGAAGGGAGCGATCGGCCCTGCCTTGTTCCCACACAGAGTCTGGCACCCAGCAGGCATGAACGCTGTTGGTAGTGTTAACGGGTTAAGGGTAGCAGCCACTGGGGCCAGGCTCCTCCTTATCCTCTTCTTATGGTTGCCTTCTGCCTCCGCAGTGGACTGGGCTGTGGAGCAGGCCCACTTCGCCCTGTTCTTCAACCAGGGCCAGTGCTGCTGTGCAGGCTCCCGGACCTTTGTGCAGGAGGACGTTTACACCGAGTTTGTGGAGCGGAGTGTTGCCCGGGCCAGGTCTCGTGTGGTCGGGAACCCCTTTGACAGCCGGACTGAGCAGGGGCCGCAGGTAAGCCCAGTGGTTGCACGCAGGTCTCGGTGTCCGGAGCCACCATGGAGAAGCGGAAAGGGCCTTGGACTCTGAATCCGGCAGGCCTGgcttcaagtctcagctctgccaggtaccagctgtgtgcccttgggaagCCACATGCTCTCTCCGAGCCACCATTCTCTCATCCATAAAGCCTGTCCTTCGTAACTCACAGAGTGGCCGTGAAGTGGAAATTAATAATGGAAAGCCCTTTGTAAATTACATACACATAATAAATATGAGGAATGGCTGTGAGAAAGGGAATGCATGTTTCCTGGACCTTGGCCATCCATATAAATGCATCTGccagaaagacacacacatacctgTTGTTAATCGCAGTTACGTCTGGGAGGAGGGCGGAGGGCTGTTGTAGCAGAGGGACTTCATTTCACTTTATACTCTTCTGAGCTGtttgatttaaaattaaaaaattttttttttttttacagtgagcatgtattcattttaactaataagaatatagtcaataataattataacaaaaggAAACACAGTGCCTCACCCCATCACATCCTGATCCTTTTTCCAGCATTGGCCTTAGACCCAGCCTGTCTTGGGCTCACTCTCCACAGGGCCCTGTGCTGgcctcctccagcctcctcctcccAGGGATGAGGAATCCACTGGGTCAGGGATGCTTCCTCCCACAAATCCCTTGCACGCGGCCCTGAGCCCACTTCTGGGGCCAACAGGGGCCTCTCTGCAGGCTTCATTGTCCTGGGGATGTCTGCGTTCCTTGTGTCTACTCCCCAGGCTCCAGTGCTGGCCaaggcagcctttttttttttttaattaatagattctattcttttagaaaaatgagcagaaagtacagagttcccatatatcccctaacctccccatcccctagtttctcctattattaatatcttgcatt is a genomic window of Lagenorhynchus albirostris chromosome 14, mLagAlb1.1, whole genome shotgun sequence containing:
- the ALDH2 gene encoding aldehyde dehydrogenase, mitochondrial isoform X1; translation: MLRAVVLAAARPCQGRRLLSAAATPAVPAPNQQPEVFYNKIFINNEWHDSVSKKTFPTINPSTGDVICHVAEGDKEDVDRAVKAARAAFQLGSPWRRMDASKRGWLLNRLADLIERDRTYLAALETLDNGKPYVISYLVDLDMVLRCLRYYAGWADKYHGKTIPIDGDYFSYTRHEPVGVCGQIIPWNFPLLMQAWKLGPALATGNVVVMKVAEQTPLTALYVANLIKEAGFPPGVVNIVPGFGPTAGAAVASHEDVDKVAFTGSTEVGHLIQTAAGNSNLKRVTLELGGKSPNIIMSDADMDWAVEQAHFALFFNQGQCCCAGSRTFVQEDVYTEFVERSVARARSRVVGNPFDSRTEQGPQVDETQFKKVLGYIKSGKEEGAKLLCGGGAAADRGYFIQPTVFGDVQDGMTIAKEEIFGPVMQILKFKTIEEVVGRANNSKYGLAAAVFTKDLDKANYLSQALQAGTVWVNCYDVFGAQSPFGGYKLSGSGRELGEYGLQAYTEVKTVTVKVPQKNS
- the ALDH2 gene encoding aldehyde dehydrogenase, mitochondrial isoform X2; translation: MLRAVVLAAARPCQGRRLLSAAATPAVPAPNQQPEVFYNKIFINNEWHDSVSKKTFPTINPSTGDVICHVAEGDKEDVDRAVKAARAAFQLGSPWRRMDASKRGWLLNRLADLIERDRTYLAALETLDNGKPYVISYLVDLDMVLRCLRYYAGWADKYHGKTIPIDGDYFSYTRHEPVGVCGQIIPAGFPPGVVNIVPGFGPTAGAAVASHEDVDKVAFTGSTEVGHLIQTAAGNSNLKRVTLELGGKSPNIIMSDADMDWAVEQAHFALFFNQGQCCCAGSRTFVQEDVYTEFVERSVARARSRVVGNPFDSRTEQGPQVDETQFKKVLGYIKSGKEEGAKLLCGGGAAADRGYFIQPTVFGDVQDGMTIAKEEIFGPVMQILKFKTIEEVVGRANNSKYGLAAAVFTKDLDKANYLSQALQAGTVWVNCYDVFGAQSPFGGYKLSGSGRELGEYGLQAYTEVKTVTVKVPQKNS